From Chryseobacterium sp. H1D6B, a single genomic window includes:
- a CDS encoding BamA/TamA family outer membrane protein: MRSTFHIYFKYFFAAGLASVFVSCSNTRFLKEGQMLYTGAEVKIENDTISKKEKKELQAALEENLTPKPNSTLLGLRPKLYFYNITKEPKKEKGFRYWMKYKLGEKPVLLGDVDREFNKDIIQNYSENKGYFNAKATYDTVSKNKKAKVIYTLRPGAQYLISNVKFQQDSTLVNNEIQNLKGKTLLKNGKPFDLDVIKAERDRIDNGLKEKGFYYFHSDNIIVQADSTVSKNHKVELNVKLKEDTPELATEQFTIDKVIVFPNYNIQDVKKGNYKIPMDTDSLARYAYDNIYVIDPKHKFKPKIFDRALYFEKGDLYNRTNHNLSLNRLISLGVFKFVKNEFVVSDSLHHKFDAYYLLTPREVQSLRLEALGRTNSASYAGSELNLNWTHRNFFRGAEQFKASIYGAFDVQMGGAQSEAKNMYRAGANVQLSIPRIVAPFKFHSSSAFVPRTNISLGYEFQNRTQYYTLNNFTGSFGYVWKENARKEHDLKIIDITLVSPANVTPLYDSIATTPAMKRVVAEQLIFGPTYSYTYTNTMQPKTNTFYYKGTLDLAGNITGLVTGANAKKDKQKEIFGVPFSQYAKIENDFRFYHKFTEKTNFATRFIAGVAYPYGNSEYVPYSKQFFTGGSNSIRAFRARTLGPGSFDPRTLSQGFSFDQSGDIKLELNAEYRANLYKFLNVAAFVDAGNVWLINNDPDRPGGKFSKDFLSEVAVGAGVGLRLDFSILILRLDLAMPLRVPYYEKDQRWTFDRINFGDSSWRKDNLILNIAIGYPF, translated from the coding sequence ATGAGAAGTACATTCCATATCTATTTTAAATATTTTTTCGCTGCAGGATTAGCATCGGTATTCGTCTCGTGCAGCAATACCAGATTTTTAAAAGAAGGCCAGATGCTTTACACAGGAGCTGAAGTGAAGATCGAAAATGATACGATCTCTAAAAAAGAAAAAAAAGAACTCCAGGCTGCATTAGAAGAAAATCTAACTCCAAAACCGAACTCAACCCTACTCGGTCTCCGTCCAAAATTATATTTTTATAATATCACCAAAGAGCCTAAAAAAGAAAAAGGGTTCCGTTACTGGATGAAATATAAGCTGGGAGAAAAACCTGTTCTATTGGGTGATGTAGACCGTGAATTCAACAAAGATATTATTCAAAACTACTCCGAAAACAAGGGATATTTTAATGCAAAGGCAACATATGATACTGTTTCTAAAAATAAGAAAGCAAAAGTTATTTATACGCTTAGACCCGGCGCGCAGTATCTGATCAGTAATGTGAAATTTCAGCAGGATTCTACTCTGGTCAATAATGAAATTCAAAATTTAAAAGGAAAAACCTTACTTAAAAACGGAAAGCCGTTTGACCTCGATGTTATCAAAGCTGAAAGAGACCGCATCGACAACGGTTTGAAAGAAAAAGGGTTTTATTACTTTCATTCTGATAATATCATTGTACAGGCAGACAGTACGGTAAGTAAGAACCATAAAGTTGAGCTTAATGTCAAGTTAAAGGAAGATACTCCTGAACTGGCAACAGAACAATTTACAATTGATAAAGTGATCGTCTTCCCGAATTATAATATTCAGGATGTAAAAAAAGGGAATTATAAAATCCCGATGGATACTGATTCTCTAGCACGTTATGCTTATGACAATATTTATGTAATCGATCCTAAACATAAATTCAAGCCAAAGATCTTCGACAGAGCATTATATTTTGAAAAAGGAGATCTCTATAACCGTACAAATCATAATCTTTCTTTGAACCGGCTGATAAGTTTAGGCGTTTTTAAGTTTGTAAAAAATGAATTTGTAGTTTCAGATTCTTTACATCATAAGTTTGATGCCTATTATTTATTGACGCCCAGAGAAGTGCAGTCTCTGCGTCTTGAAGCGTTAGGAAGAACCAACTCTGCCAGCTATGCAGGAAGTGAATTGAATTTAAACTGGACCCACAGAAACTTTTTCCGTGGTGCTGAACAATTCAAAGCGTCTATTTACGGAGCTTTTGATGTACAGATGGGAGGTGCACAGTCAGAAGCTAAAAACATGTACCGTGCAGGAGCTAATGTACAGCTTTCTATCCCGAGAATCGTCGCTCCTTTCAAATTCCACTCTTCCAGTGCTTTTGTTCCTAGAACCAATATAAGTTTAGGATATGAATTTCAGAACCGTACACAGTATTATACCCTTAATAATTTTACGGGGTCATTTGGATATGTCTGGAAAGAAAATGCAAGAAAGGAACATGATCTGAAGATCATTGATATCACCTTAGTTTCTCCTGCTAATGTGACGCCTTTATATGATTCAATTGCAACTACTCCTGCTATGAAAAGAGTTGTTGCAGAACAGCTTATTTTCGGGCCTACCTACAGCTACACTTACACCAATACCATGCAGCCCAAAACCAATACTTTTTATTATAAAGGGACGCTGGATCTTGCAGGAAATATTACAGGTTTAGTTACAGGAGCTAATGCAAAAAAAGACAAACAGAAAGAAATTTTTGGAGTACCGTTCAGCCAGTACGCAAAAATTGAGAATGATTTCAGATTCTATCATAAATTTACAGAGAAAACAAATTTTGCCACAAGATTTATTGCCGGTGTTGCTTATCCTTATGGAAATTCCGAATACGTTCCTTATTCTAAACAGTTTTTTACAGGGGGAAGCAACAGTATCAGAGCTTTCCGTGCAAGAACGTTAGGACCCGGAAGTTTTGACCCAAGGACACTCTCACAAGGTTTTTCTTTTGACCAGTCTGGAGATATTAAATTGGAACTGAATGCAGAATACCGGGCTAATCTTTATAAATTCTTAAATGTCGCTGCTTTTGTAGATGCTGGAAATGTGTGGCTGATCAACAACGATCCTGACAGGCCGGGAGGTAAGTTCTCTAAAGATTTTTTAAGCGAAGTTGCCGTAGGTGCCGGTGTTGGCCTAAGACTTGATTTCTCTATCTTGATTTTAAGATTAGACCTTGCCATGCCTCTGCGTGTTCCTTATTATGAAAAAGATCAGAGATGGACTTTTGACAGAATCAATTTTGGAGACAGCAGCTGGAGAAAAGATAATCTTATTCTAAATATAGCCATCGGATATCCATTTTAG
- a CDS encoding YihY/virulence factor BrkB family protein: MIKNVKFFWEVLKETFNDWNSSTASRDSASLAYYAIFSIPGLLIIIIWIAGNFFGEEAIRGEISNQISGLMGTEVSKSVENMIAGALIDKQNVFMKVVGVGSLIFGSTTLFFQLQYSLNSLWNIESAPKKALLKFILDRANSLGMILILGFLLMITMILSSLISIFNTMITQYFGFETYLLVETVNFAVGFVLVMLLFALMFKVLPDVEISWKPVWRGAFLTTLLFTLGKFLLSLYFGQFKPTSAFGTAGTVILIMMWINYSCMLIFFGAEFTKVYTYKKGYKIVPSKHAKWSAAKLYADSHKDDNPQV; this comes from the coding sequence ATGATAAAAAATGTAAAATTTTTCTGGGAAGTTTTAAAGGAAACTTTTAATGATTGGAACAGTTCTACTGCATCAAGAGATTCAGCAAGTCTGGCCTATTATGCTATTTTTTCTATTCCGGGATTATTAATCATTATTATCTGGATCGCGGGGAATTTCTTTGGAGAAGAAGCCATCCGCGGGGAGATCAGCAATCAGATCAGTGGATTGATGGGTACTGAGGTATCAAAAAGTGTAGAGAATATGATTGCCGGAGCTTTGATCGATAAACAGAATGTTTTTATGAAAGTGGTAGGAGTCGGCTCTTTAATTTTTGGTTCTACTACCCTGTTTTTTCAACTGCAGTATTCTTTGAATTCACTTTGGAATATAGAATCTGCCCCAAAAAAAGCTTTGCTTAAGTTTATTTTAGACAGGGCCAATTCATTGGGAATGATCCTTATTCTCGGATTCCTGCTGATGATTACAATGATTCTTTCTTCACTGATCAGCATTTTCAATACAATGATCACCCAGTATTTCGGATTTGAAACTTATTTATTGGTAGAAACAGTGAATTTCGCAGTGGGTTTTGTACTCGTGATGCTTTTATTTGCTTTAATGTTTAAAGTGCTCCCAGATGTGGAGATCAGCTGGAAACCTGTATGGAGAGGAGCTTTCCTTACCACACTTCTTTTTACGTTGGGTAAGTTTTTATTAAGCCTTTATTTCGGACAATTTAAGCCTACTTCAGCTTTCGGAACTGCAGGAACAGTCATCTTAATTATGATGTGGATCAATTACTCTTGTATGCTGATCTTTTTCGGGGCAGAATTTACAAAAGTATATACTTATAAAAAAGGCTACAAGATCGTCCCTTCTAAACATGCAAAATGGAGTGCTGCTAAATTATATGCAGACAGCCACAAGGATGATAATCCCCAAGTCTGA
- the argS gene encoding arginine--tRNA ligase, whose translation MNIKDIIEEKLSEVILNVYQLKDIKLEIQENKTEYEGDFTIVTFPLVKQLKKNPESIGVELGESLTAQTELLESFNVVKGFLNVKVKNQFFIDQFKSANESFSKIEKKNAAVMVEYSSPNTNKPLHLGHVRNNLLGFSVAQILKEAGYDVIKSQIINDRGIHICKSMLAWEKFGNGETPETTNIKGDKFVGNYYVEFDKNYKKEIAELTAQGISEDQAKKDAPVIKEAQKMLLDWESGDEKVRALWSEMNSWVYKGFNETYKRLGVDFDQIQYESNTYLLGKDLIQEGLEKGILYQKEDGSVWCDLTDEGLDQKLLLRSDGTSVYMTQDLGTAVERFKQGNIQKLIYTVGNEQDYHFQVLFKILKKLGYAWADQLFHLSYGMVELPEGKMKSREGTVVDADDLMQEMHKTAALKAEENGRLENLTEEEKEVSYETIGMGALKYFMLKVDPKKKMLFNPAESIEFNGNTGPFIQYTYARIQSLLAKAEYGYKEISEVSFGEFEKELIILLANYKTVVERAAESLSPALVANYVYDLVKSYNSFYQSNKILIQEDENIKQFQLNLSDLTGKIIKKSLELLGIGTVNRM comes from the coding sequence ATGAATATTAAAGATATAATAGAAGAAAAACTTTCAGAAGTTATTTTAAACGTATATCAGTTAAAAGATATTAAACTGGAAATTCAGGAAAATAAGACTGAATATGAAGGAGATTTTACGATTGTTACTTTTCCACTGGTAAAACAATTAAAGAAAAATCCTGAAAGTATAGGGGTTGAATTGGGAGAAAGCTTAACTGCCCAGACTGAATTATTAGAAAGTTTTAATGTCGTTAAAGGCTTTTTGAATGTTAAAGTTAAAAATCAATTCTTTATTGACCAGTTTAAGTCAGCCAATGAAAGTTTTTCAAAAATAGAAAAGAAAAATGCTGCGGTGATGGTAGAATATTCTTCTCCGAATACCAATAAACCCCTGCATTTAGGGCATGTCAGAAATAACTTATTAGGCTTTTCTGTAGCACAGATTCTTAAAGAAGCTGGATATGATGTGATCAAATCTCAGATTATTAATGACAGAGGAATCCATATATGTAAATCGATGCTGGCTTGGGAGAAATTTGGAAATGGGGAAACGCCGGAAACAACAAATATAAAAGGAGATAAGTTTGTAGGGAATTACTATGTGGAATTTGATAAAAACTACAAAAAAGAAATTGCTGAACTTACTGCACAGGGAATCTCTGAGGATCAGGCTAAAAAAGATGCTCCCGTTATTAAGGAAGCTCAAAAAATGCTTTTAGATTGGGAAAGTGGAGATGAAAAAGTAAGAGCTCTTTGGAGTGAAATGAACTCTTGGGTGTATAAAGGTTTCAATGAAACGTATAAAAGATTAGGAGTAGATTTTGATCAGATTCAATATGAGAGCAATACTTATTTACTAGGAAAAGATCTTATTCAGGAAGGATTAGAAAAAGGAATATTATATCAAAAAGAAGACGGATCTGTTTGGTGTGATTTAACGGATGAAGGACTTGACCAAAAGCTTCTATTGCGTTCAGACGGAACTTCAGTGTATATGACTCAGGATCTGGGAACGGCCGTAGAAAGATTTAAGCAGGGTAATATTCAGAAATTAATTTATACTGTAGGGAACGAGCAGGATTATCACTTCCAGGTTTTATTTAAGATCTTGAAAAAATTAGGATATGCTTGGGCGGATCAATTGTTCCACCTATCTTATGGAATGGTTGAACTTCCTGAAGGAAAAATGAAGTCGCGTGAAGGAACTGTAGTAGATGCAGATGACCTGATGCAGGAGATGCACAAAACAGCAGCATTAAAAGCAGAAGAAAATGGCAGACTTGAAAATCTTACTGAAGAAGAAAAAGAAGTTTCTTATGAAACAATAGGGATGGGAGCATTGAAGTATTTCATGCTGAAAGTAGATCCTAAGAAAAAAATGCTTTTCAACCCTGCAGAAAGTATTGAATTTAACGGGAATACTGGTCCATTCATTCAGTATACATATGCCCGTATTCAGTCATTATTGGCTAAAGCGGAATATGGGTACAAAGAAATTTCAGAGGTCTCTTTTGGGGAGTTTGAAAAAGAATTGATCATACTGCTGGCAAATTATAAAACGGTGGTGGAAAGAGCCGCTGAATCATTGAGTCCGGCTTTAGTAGCAAATTATGTTTATGACTTGGTTAAATCTTACAACTCATTCTATCAGAGTAATAAGATCTTGATTCAGGAAGATGAAAATATAAAACAATTCCAATTAAATTTATCCGATCTGACGGGGAAAATAATAAAGAAATCTTTAGAACTCCTGGGAATAGGAACTGTAAACAGAATGTAA
- a CDS encoding SusD/RagB family nutrient-binding outer membrane lipoprotein, with product MKKYIIPALISFLFVGCTRDDINNDPNVAYTTIPSTLLTYSQKEQSDYMNTCSVNENNFRLTMQYWQETTYVNESNYDFANRNVSNTIFLSNYVNVLNNLVKAKSIINDYVPDATELATWPGIKKNQLAIIDIMQVYTYQNLVDTFGNVPYSQSNQLATIATPVYDDAATIYNDLIARLDQDITNLDAGSSLGFGNADLYYAGNVGKWKKFGSSLLLKLGITLADSNPALAQSTVTKALGYGVMSSSADNCQLQYLAASPNFSPIFENVKASGRNDFVAGKTLVDVMNASEDPRRNTFFDKNLHYTLGKVTSINTTGSVTTIAMNAALPTTPVPVVGDGVYVGGSYLGDIATISGNSITINNIATNPVVAVNNTLQYSYYYKGGTIGALSGFGTNTHLGTFAYTPTTPGILLSYTEVAFYLTEASARWGIGGTPTVNYANAVTSSFADWGQTSSAAAYLTTHPYNAANWKQSVGEQAWLAMYNQPLTSWNFWRRLDYPALAAPPTASPITTVPVRITYPVNESTTNGANWAAAGAAIGGDKLTTKIFWDKN from the coding sequence ATGAAAAAATATATAATACCCGCACTTATTAGTTTTCTTTTCGTCGGATGTACGAGGGATGATATTAACAATGATCCGAATGTAGCGTATACAACAATTCCTTCTACATTACTTACCTACTCACAGAAAGAACAGAGTGATTATATGAATACATGTAGTGTGAATGAAAATAACTTTAGACTCACGATGCAATATTGGCAGGAGACTACCTACGTTAATGAAAGTAATTATGATTTTGCAAACAGAAATGTTTCCAATACTATATTTCTAAGTAACTATGTTAATGTCTTGAATAATTTAGTAAAAGCTAAAAGTATTATCAATGATTATGTGCCTGATGCAACTGAACTGGCTACATGGCCGGGTATCAAGAAGAATCAATTGGCAATCATTGATATTATGCAGGTGTATACTTATCAAAATCTAGTAGATACCTTCGGTAATGTACCTTACAGTCAATCTAATCAGCTGGCTACTATAGCCACACCAGTTTATGATGATGCAGCGACGATATATAATGATTTAATCGCTCGTCTGGATCAGGATATTACAAATCTGGACGCAGGAAGTTCTTTAGGTTTTGGTAATGCAGATTTATATTATGCTGGTAATGTAGGAAAATGGAAAAAGTTTGGGAGTTCATTATTGTTAAAATTGGGAATTACATTAGCTGATTCTAACCCGGCTCTTGCACAGTCTACAGTAACAAAGGCTTTGGGTTATGGTGTCATGAGTTCCTCAGCAGATAACTGTCAATTACAATATTTGGCAGCATCACCTAATTTTAGTCCAATTTTTGAGAATGTAAAAGCCAGTGGTAGAAATGATTTTGTAGCTGGGAAGACTTTAGTTGATGTTATGAATGCATCCGAAGATCCAAGAAGGAATACTTTTTTTGATAAGAATTTACATTATACTTTAGGAAAGGTTACATCTATTAATACAACGGGTTCTGTTACAACAATTGCTATGAATGCTGCACTGCCTACTACACCTGTACCTGTAGTTGGTGACGGGGTATATGTTGGCGGATCATATTTAGGAGATATTGCTACTATTTCCGGAAATTCAATAACAATTAATAATATTGCCACCAATCCTGTTGTTGCTGTTAATAATACATTGCAGTACAGCTATTATTATAAAGGAGGAACTATTGGTGCCCTATCAGGTTTTGGTACAAATACACACCTTGGTACTTTTGCTTATACACCTACTACACCAGGGATTTTATTAAGTTATACTGAGGTTGCTTTTTATCTTACAGAAGCAAGTGCAAGATGGGGAATTGGAGGAACTCCTACAGTAAATTATGCTAATGCTGTTACTTCATCATTTGCGGATTGGGGGCAGACATCAAGTGCTGCAGCTTATTTAACAACACATCCTTATAATGCAGCAAACTGGAAACAATCAGTTGGAGAACAGGCATGGTTGGCTATGTATAACCAGCCGTTAACCTCTTGGAACTTCTGGAGAAGATTGGATTACCCTGCTTTAGCAGCACCTCCAACAGCTTCACCAATTACAACGGTTCCTGTAAGAATAACGTATCCAGTGAATGAATCTACAACCAATGGTGCAAACTGGGCAGCAGCCGGCGCAGCAATTGGCGGGGATAAATTAACAACAAAAATATTCTGGGACAAAAACTAA
- a CDS encoding SusC/RagA family TonB-linked outer membrane protein codes for MKKLTASVLILVLSSSMAIANAQQKKSDTVRTQDIEGVVVTALGIKREKKSLGYATQEVKGDDVNKNPTPNFLNNLSGQVAGLDVKQSTNFGGSINVVLRGFKSFSGTNQPLFVIDGVPIINGNVNTTSQTSGRYGYDYGNAASDINPNDIETINVLKGATAATLYGSRAANGAIIITTKKGKKNKGVGIEFSSSVTVSTIDRTTFPKYQTEYGQGYSGEDEFGTYNGGLAAGFGSDASYGPKYDPNLMVYQYDAFIPGSPNFGKATPWVAAKNGPISFFNKGTNYTNSISFSGGNDVSTYRLSYSNMDATDIMPNSELIKNNFGGNASYKLSDKLTASLFANYITQKTVGRNGTGYNGNIMGNFRQWWPTNIDIKQQQNLYNLTHQNSSWNITDPTNLTPQYWDNVYFQRYQNYQNDNRERFNGNFSLSYDVTPNLNLLARLTTDSYTMTTEERLAAGSVPVIFGQSINTEQPSGYATNLFKFAERNFDFLATYKKNITEDLNINGLVGTNVRYESNYSIQQSTSGGLLIPNLFTISNSRGPAFPALINDTSKQVIGVFAQASLGYKNTYYLEGTIRRDQTTALAPGHDVYWYPSVSGSMVFSNLIKQSWLSFGKIRANYSEVGNDTPANQLQDVYTVGQSFGEQPTYFYNTLKKNPDLVAERLKSIEFGLETSFLKNRAGLDVTWYRNDSKDLISNVSVPYSSGSLLEKQNIGNLRTEAFEITLRLTPIKSQDFSWNLSANWSNPVTKVTKLKAGLANIALQTNTSSGGVTINAPLGELYGQIWGTDFIYAPDGQKIIDPNTGAYLVSTETNNNLGSYQAKWFGGLRNTFTYKNISLAFLIDMKKGGSVYSLDQSYGYGTGIYPDSVGFNDLGNPIRNTLADGGGVIQQGVIPDPNNPGHFIQNNVRLDRSVSSQTIKTDLPASAYVYDASYVKLREASITYNLSKEALGSKFIQGMSFSLIGGNLWIIHKNLPYADPEAGLSSGNLQGYQTGVMPTTRNISFNVKVNF; via the coding sequence ATGAAGAAACTAACAGCAAGTGTACTTATTTTAGTATTGTCTTCTTCGATGGCTATAGCAAATGCCCAGCAAAAGAAGAGTGATACGGTAAGAACACAAGATATCGAGGGTGTAGTAGTAACTGCTCTTGGGATTAAAAGAGAGAAAAAATCTCTCGGCTATGCAACACAAGAAGTAAAAGGAGATGATGTTAATAAGAACCCTACTCCCAATTTTTTAAATAACTTATCAGGTCAGGTAGCAGGTCTGGATGTTAAACAAAGTACAAACTTTGGCGGATCTATTAACGTCGTGTTAAGAGGATTCAAATCGTTTTCAGGAACTAACCAACCTTTATTCGTTATAGATGGAGTTCCTATTATTAATGGAAACGTGAATACTACAAGCCAGACTTCTGGAAGATATGGTTATGACTACGGAAATGCTGCTTCTGATATCAACCCTAATGATATTGAAACAATCAACGTACTAAAAGGAGCAACGGCTGCTACTTTATATGGATCCCGTGCCGCGAATGGTGCTATTATCATCACTACTAAAAAAGGTAAAAAGAATAAAGGGGTTGGGATAGAATTTTCAAGTTCTGTAACAGTTTCTACGATAGATAGAACTACTTTCCCAAAATATCAGACAGAATATGGGCAGGGGTATTCCGGAGAGGATGAATTCGGAACCTACAATGGAGGTTTGGCAGCAGGATTTGGAAGTGATGCATCTTATGGCCCAAAATATGATCCTAATTTAATGGTATATCAGTATGACGCATTTATTCCAGGGTCACCTAATTTTGGAAAAGCAACTCCATGGGTAGCCGCAAAAAATGGGCCTATCTCATTTTTTAATAAAGGAACAAACTATACTAACAGCATCTCTTTCAGTGGCGGAAATGACGTTTCAACTTACCGATTGAGTTACAGTAACATGGATGCGACTGATATCATGCCGAACAGTGAGCTGATAAAAAATAATTTTGGGGGTAATGCTTCCTATAAATTATCTGATAAATTAACAGCAAGTTTATTTGCTAACTATATTACCCAAAAAACAGTAGGAAGAAATGGAACTGGTTATAATGGTAATATCATGGGTAACTTCAGACAGTGGTGGCCTACGAACATTGATATAAAACAACAGCAGAATTTATACAACCTTACCCACCAGAACAGTTCATGGAATATTACTGATCCTACTAATCTTACTCCTCAATATTGGGATAACGTATATTTTCAGAGATATCAGAATTATCAGAATGACAATAGAGAAAGATTTAATGGGAATTTCAGTTTAAGCTATGACGTTACTCCGAATCTGAATTTATTAGCAAGACTAACGACAGATAGTTATACGATGACTACAGAAGAAAGACTAGCTGCTGGTTCAGTTCCAGTAATTTTCGGACAGAGTATTAATACAGAACAGCCTTCAGGCTATGCAACCAATCTTTTCAAGTTTGCAGAAAGAAATTTTGATTTCTTAGCAACGTACAAAAAAAATATTACAGAAGATCTTAATATTAATGGGTTGGTGGGTACGAATGTAAGATATGAGAGCAACTATTCTATCCAGCAATCGACTTCTGGAGGATTGCTGATTCCAAATTTGTTTACTATTTCTAATTCAAGAGGGCCGGCATTTCCTGCTTTAATTAATGATACAAGCAAACAAGTTATCGGAGTTTTTGCTCAGGCTAGCTTAGGATATAAAAATACTTATTACTTAGAGGGTACTATTAGAAGAGATCAAACTACAGCATTGGCACCTGGACATGATGTTTATTGGTACCCTTCAGTTTCTGGAAGTATGGTTTTCTCTAACCTGATAAAACAAAGCTGGTTGAGTTTTGGTAAGATAAGAGCTAATTACTCGGAGGTTGGAAATGATACTCCTGCGAATCAGCTTCAGGATGTTTATACTGTAGGGCAGTCGTTTGGAGAACAGCCTACTTATTTCTATAATACATTAAAGAAAAACCCCGATCTGGTTGCTGAAAGACTTAAAAGTATTGAATTTGGTCTAGAAACCTCTTTCTTGAAAAACAGAGCTGGTTTGGATGTAACATGGTATAGAAATGATTCAAAGGATTTAATTTCTAATGTGAGTGTTCCTTATTCTTCGGGTTCTTTATTAGAAAAACAAAACATAGGTAATTTAAGAACTGAAGCTTTCGAAATTACATTAAGATTAACTCCAATAAAATCTCAGGATTTCTCTTGGAATTTATCTGCGAACTGGTCGAATCCTGTAACAAAAGTGACTAAACTTAAAGCTGGTTTAGCGAATATTGCGCTGCAGACTAATACATCAAGTGGAGGGGTTACCATTAATGCTCCTCTGGGAGAATTGTACGGACAGATATGGGGGACAGATTTCATATATGCTCCAGACGGGCAGAAAATTATCGATCCCAATACAGGTGCCTATTTGGTTAGTACAGAGACCAATAATAACTTAGGAAGTTACCAAGCGAAATGGTTTGGCGGATTAAGAAATACATTCACTTATAAAAATATTTCCTTAGCCTTTTTAATTGATATGAAGAAAGGAGGAAGTGTTTATTCTTTAGACCAGTCTTATGGATATGGAACAGGTATATATCCTGATTCAGTAGGGTTTAATGATTTAGGAAATCCAATTAGAAATACTCTAGCTGACGGTGGAGGTGTTATTCAGCAGGGAGTAATTCCAGATCCTAATAATCCGGGACATTTTATTCAAAATAATGTAAGGCTTGATAGATCAGTGTCCAGCCAGACTATAAAGACAGATTTGCCTGCATCAGCATATGTGTATGATGCCAGTTATGTTAAATTAAGAGAAGCTTCTATAACGTATAATCTTTCAAAAGAAGCATTAGGCTCTAAATTTATACAAGGAATGTCGTTCAGTTTGATCGGTGGAAATTTATGGATTATTCATAAGAATCTGCCTTATGCAGATCCTGAGGCCGGATTATCTTCTGGAAACTTACAAGGATATCAAACAGGTGTAATGCCGACTACTAGAAATATTTCTTTTAACGTAAAAGTTAATTTTTAA
- a CDS encoding ribonuclease HII: protein MDLLKKWSSSYIEAGCDEVGRGCLSGPVVAAAVILDHNFQQNLVNDSKKLNFKTRMGLDEYIKNNIQDYAVAELPPAFIDQHNILNASIHAMHRALDQLTIRPELILVDGNKFHPYNYIPHECIIKGDSKVLSIAAASILAKNYRDRLMIELHDEFPEYGWDTNFGYATKKHQEALIKYGPTKYHRQSFRLKYD, encoded by the coding sequence ATGGACTTATTAAAAAAATGGAGTTCTTCTTATATTGAAGCTGGATGCGATGAAGTAGGAAGAGGCTGCTTAAGCGGGCCGGTTGTGGCTGCAGCAGTTATTTTAGATCATAATTTTCAGCAAAATTTGGTTAATGACTCTAAAAAGTTAAATTTTAAAACCAGAATGGGACTTGATGAGTACATCAAAAATAATATTCAAGATTATGCTGTAGCAGAACTTCCTCCAGCCTTCATAGACCAGCACAATATTCTCAATGCAAGTATCCATGCCATGCACCGGGCTTTAGATCAATTAACCATAAGACCAGAGCTTATTCTGGTCGACGGGAATAAATTTCATCCTTATAATTACATTCCTCATGAGTGCATTATTAAAGGAGATTCAAAGGTGCTTTCTATCGCGGCAGCCTCTATTTTAGCGAAAAACTATAGAGACAGGCTGATGATCGAACTCCATGATGAATTCCCTGAATATGGATGGGATACAAATTTCGGCTATGCAACTAAAAAGCATCAGGAAGCACTTATAAAGTACGGCCCCACCAAATATCATCGACAGTCATTCAGGCTCAAATATGATTAG